The Vicinamibacterales bacterium DNA window GTAAGTCGTTAGTACATTGACACTTACGCGTGCTTGTCGCCCGATTCTCGCCTCCGTGAAGAAGAATGACACGTGTGGTCAACGGCCATCGGGAACAGAACCGCCACTGGTCGTGGGCATGCTAGATATGGCATGCTGACTGCGTGACGCCTGAGCCGCTCAAACCCGTCGTGTGGGTCGGCGACTCGCTCCGTGTGTTGAAGTCGTTTCCCTCACCCGTGCAGGACGAGATCGGCTACGCGCTGTTCCTGGCGCAACGTGGCGAGAAGCACATTGCCGCCAAGCCGATGAAGGGGCTCGGCCCGGGTGTAGTGGAGGTTGTCTCCGACCACCGCGGTGACACGTTTCGCGCGGTCTACACGGTGCGCTTGAAGGCACGCGTCTACGTCCTCCACGCGTTCCAGAAGAAGTCGAAGCACGGCATCGCCACGCCACAGGCGGAGATCGAACTGATCAGGCGACGAATGAAGCAGGCCGTCGCGATTAGCGAAGGCAGGGAGTAGAAACGATGGCGAAGAAGACACACGTCGTGGGCAGCGCCAACGTGTTCGCGGACCTCGGACATCCGCGACCAGCCGAGGCGCTCGCCAAAGCTGAACTGGCCCGAAAGATAAGCGCCATCATCGAGCGCCGGGGCCTGACCCAGGCAGCGGCCGCGGCGATTCTCGAGATCGATCAGCCAAAGGTTTCTGCCCTCGTCCGCGGCCGTTTGGCCGGCTATTCGTTGGATCGACTCGTGCGCTTCCTCGTGTCTCTAGGGAGTGACGTGGAGATCGTCGTCCGGCAGCGGCCTCGGACAGGTGGCCGCGCGACGATCCTTGTCGCATGACACCCGGGGATCCGGGATGGCGCAGCTCGCCCACCGTTCTGAAGAACGCGACCTGCCCGTATTGCGGTGACAGAGTCCCCGGCCGCGACAGCACCAAAGAGCACGTCATCGGAAGGCGCTTCGTGCCCCGCGGTGCGTTGGATGGGTCCTGGAACCTGATCCTCCGCGCGTGCCAACGCTGCAATCGGAGGAAGGCTGCACTTGAGGATCGGGTGTCAGCCTGCTCGATGCAACCGCCGCTCGTCGGGGCAACGGACGAGCGCGACAACAGGCTAAGGCGCGAGGCCGCCAGAAAGCAGCGTGGAACTTCTGGTCCCCGCATGGACCGCGGGCTTCAACGCTTCAGTATTGGTGGCCAGATGATGCCTGGAGTCAGTGTCCGCTTCGACATCGGGGCGCCACCGTCGCCGGGCAACCCCGATATGCGGCTGCTCGCATGGTGTCACGTGTCGGCTCTCTTCTACATGATTACCTACCAGCCGACAAGGAGTCTCGGCGGCTTCATGCCTGGCGCATTCCATCCCGTTCAGTCCGCTTCTCGGTCTGACTGGGGCAACGAGCGGCTCCGGGTGTTTGCCGGTTCAATCTCCCAGTGGCCGTACCGACTATGGGTGGACGCGGCCAGTGGTTATTTCAAAGCGCTCATCAGGCGAGACCCTAACGCAGACTGCTGGGCGTGGGCCGTGGAGTGGAACACGAACTACCGGGTAGCGGGCTTCTTCGGCGAATCGTCGCGCATCGACCAAATTGTCGCGACGCTGCCGCAGCTTAGCGAGTCGATCGTCGGCCAGGCCGAGGACAGCGAATTGCGTGTCCGCGTAGAGCGACCGATCGAGCCTCAGGACGACTCGCTGTTCGACCGTCCGGTCATGAGTGCGTCAGCCGCAGGGTGAAGCGAGAAGGCGCCACGCTGGAGGTATCCCGTGACAACGACGCCACCCACGTCATCGATGAAAGAGTGGAGCCTGTTTTCGGATCAGGCGCCGCATCGAGGCAGGGCCACGTTTCGTGTCGGCCAGGACAACTACGCTGGCGAGGCAGAGTTCTTCGCCCCAGCGGATGGCCCCGCCATTCTGGAAGTACGCGGTCTCGACGGCGGGCCTTCCCAGGATTTCGCCGCAGAGCTCCTCATGGTGGGCCAGAGTGCCTTGGGCGCGTTTCGGCTTGAGTGCAGGCAGCTCTACGTCACGCCTCAGACCAGGCGAGCGTCGTCACGCAGCGCGGGCTGTCTTGTCGCGCCGATCAATGGGCCCGTGCGCATCCTATACGGCGACGCCCCAAGGCTACCGGTGACCATCAAGGTTGCACTCAACAACTTCAACTACAGGTATGGCGATCCAGTCGGAGCAACTCCGCCACATCGTCCAGACTGAATCCCCACCCTTGAGCCGCCTTGATGAACCGGATGCGTTCAATGGCGTCGCGCGAGTAGATCCGCGGTCCGCGCGCCGGCCGCGGCGGAGCTGGGACGAGCCCTCGGCGCTGGTAGAACCTGATTGTCTCAACGCCGACGCCGGCTTCAGCGGCGAGCGCTCCAACCGAGATCGTGGGGTGGGCCATGAGGCTTGACTCCGTACCTAGGTACGGCCCGTAAGCTTACCCGATGGCCAACAACTCGCCGCTCGCATGTGTCTCGGTCGGAGCCGTGGCGCTGTTGCTGCTGGCCGCCGGCACCGTAGCCGCCGGGCAGGAGCCACGGACGCCTTCCGGCCCCCTCGTGTTCCTGACCAGGGAAGGGTGCGTCAACACGGCGACGATGCGAGCCAGGCTGGACGCGGCCATCGACCGGCTCGGCGCGCCGACGGCGTACGCCGTCATCGACGCCGATACGCTTGCTGACGGTGATGTGAGACGTGGCTACGGCACGCCGACGGTGCTGTACGACAACCGGGACCTGTTCGGCCTGCCCGAGCCGACGCCGCCGCTCCCAGCGCCGACGTGACGGCTCTATCCGGG harbors:
- a CDS encoding type II toxin-antitoxin system RelE/ParE family toxin, with product MTPEPLKPVVWVGDSLRVLKSFPSPVQDEIGYALFLAQRGEKHIAAKPMKGLGPGVVEVVSDHRGDTFRAVYTVRLKARVYVLHAFQKKSKHGIATPQAEIELIRRRMKQAVAISEGRE
- a CDS encoding helix-turn-helix transcriptional regulator; translated protein: MAKKTHVVGSANVFADLGHPRPAEALAKAELARKISAIIERRGLTQAAAAAILEIDQPKVSALVRGRLAGYSLDRLVRFLVSLGSDVEIVVRQRPRTGGRATILVA